In one window of Hevea brasiliensis isolate MT/VB/25A 57/8 chromosome 10, ASM3005281v1, whole genome shotgun sequence DNA:
- the LOC131169394 gene encoding uncharacterized protein LOC131169394, with protein MRDEVSNIIGVLLPFDHGWYLGLPSLFAIEGLEDFKVSSLINEDGLSWNIGLLSELLLPIDVEAISNIPLSNSWKEDVRIWHYTKSSKLSVKLGYHLLATSSDWLTLLFQVIQGNYESFIFPQKLQGKGIAADAHCDVCGDVEDDWHVVFLCPKARDNWRVLDMSPDAHLSPIFREFLDKLFNFVDMELRHDWSNVNRVTNGPSSFSSQANIVGLSKPLLGQVKCNVDAGLFNAEHLASYGALLRDFYGMFLSGILVFHSFCFAPKIAKVITLRETLLRLLRNSNFDVDIEMDCREVVNVVLSYEEDLSDL; from the exons ATGCGTGATGAAGTTTCTAATATTATAGGAGTGCTTTTGCCTTTTGATCATGGGTGGTACCTTGGTCTTCCTTCTCTTTTTG CTATTGAAGGTTTAGAGGACTTCAAggtttctagtttaattaatgaGGATGGGCTAAGTTGGAATATAGGCCTTTTATCTGAGTTACTTCTTCCCATTGATGTAGAAGCTATTTCTAATATTCCTCTTAGTAACTCTTGGAAGGAAGATGTACGAATTTGGCATTATACTAAATCTAGCAAACTTAGTGTTAAATTGGGGTATCATTTGCTTGCTACTTCTTCTGATTGGCTAACTCTATTATTCCAAGTAATTCAAGGAAATTATGAAAGCTTCATCTTCCCCCAAAAGTTACAAGGAAAGGGTATTGCCGCGGATGCTCATTGTGATGTGTGTGGTGACGTTGAGGATGACTGGCATGTTGTTTTTTTGTGTCCAAAAGCCAGGGACAACTGGAGAGTGTTAGATATGTCCCCGGATGCTCATCTTTCTCCTATTTTTAGGGAGTTTCTAGACAAGCTTTTTAACTTTGTTGACATGGA ACTGCGTCATGATTGGAGTAATGTCAACAGAGTTACAAATGGTCCTAGCTCTTTTTCCTCTCAAGCTAATATCGTTGGCTTGTCTAAACCTCTACTGGGGCAGGTGAAGTGTAATGTAGATGCAGGTTTGTTTAATGCTGAACAcctggccagttatggtgctcTCCTTCGGGATTTTTATGGGATGTTTCTCTCAGGTATCTTAGTATTTCATAGCTTTTGCTTCGCCCCCAAGATTGCTAAGGTAATTACCCTTCGAGAGACCCTGCTTCGGCTTTTGAGAAATTCTAATTTTGATGTGGATATTGAGATGGACTGTAGGGAAGTTGTCAATGTTGTCTTGTCTTATGAGGAGGATTTATCTGA ttTATAA